TTGAGCGGTTGGAGTCGTCGAGGTAGGTCACTTGGAAGGAATGGCCGTTGTTGAGGATGTCCATGCAGGTGGAGGGGTCGTACTTCAGGCTGAGCGGCTTCAGCGCCGCGTCGTAGGACGCAGCGCCGGGCACGATGTCGATGGGAGACTGGCGGGGTCCGTTGGCGACGGTGAAGTTGACGGCCCATTTGTCGGGtcctaaaataaattaaaaaatcacataataaagggaaaaaaaatgtgcagCTTGGATGAGAGAAATTACGCACGAGTGATGGTTAAACCGCGCGTAAAAGACAACAATAAACGCGCTCGGATTGAACCGGTGACCAGTGCGTCCCTTCATCCAGCCTGTTGGTTCGATCCCAGGCATGTCCCCTTTGTGATTGTGGCGTGTTTATTGCGCGCCTCACCGTTGTCTTCTGCGTATCCCCAGGACATTGTTCAGGTGTGGACGTGTTTCTGTCTATAGAGCTGTAATAACGCGCGTCGTGTCCCCCAGTGCGGAGCTGcaagtgtcccccccccccccgacagctgCGCGGCTTTTATACGGCCCCCTGCATGCGGCGCGGCTCAGAGCGGCCACACGACGTCCGCGCGAACACCGGGAGGAGTTTAGACGCGCCGCAACGCTGTGGATCgatgattctctctctctctctctgtgtctttgtctctctctctctctctctctctgctgcagcagtgctGAATGCTATGCATTCACCTAACGGGTTTAACTTGCTCATAAACGGTAACGTTAATTATTCTAATTAAATAGACAAGAGAGGTAAATGAGGAGGAGAACGCAGAACCGACTCGGGTTATCTGGTTTGCTCGGACACATTTCAGTCAgacatattaaaaaataaatcagttaCAATTCGGTCTCCCCATGATACTGTGTGGTTTCTTCCAGTTAGTCGCCATGGTGGCGTTAGCGCTATTTCAGATTATACACCTGTCACGAACACAGCTGCGGTGATACCACGGCGCCACCTGCTGTTAGTAAATGATAATACATGGGTTGTTTGTTCAAAAATAACCTTTGAAATGTTGGGTTGGGCAGCTCTTCACAAGggaaatgttttactttttaccATACTGCAGTGATTTCACAGCTTTAGTTAAGATATTTGGCAAATTAACAAAGGTTATGCAATAACAATGTTTTGttatacattaaaataaaggaaacattCTTTCATTTGAAGATATTTCACTGTTCAACGTTCACAAATGAAAGGATTTTCAAGCTTTCATGAATAATTTAAAATTTAGAATCCAGCTCGTGGCCCCGCCCTTCTCTGCTTATGATTGGCTATCTTCGTAATTCTCCTGAGTAGGATTGGTTAGCGTTACTGCATATCCGTGGCGTTAAACCAATCACACAAATAGTAGGGCGGGGCCGTTTTAGGCGTCTTTGGGAAAGACATTGCCTTCCGTCGCACGGAAATGACGTAACGACGACGCACGTGACGTTTTCGCCAGCGCGTGCGGATTATCAACAGGAACTCGATCTTCTTTCTAAAAGGTGTGTTCGCGGAGTTGTTTTTATAACTCGTTTATTCACGGTTGTTGCGAAAATGATATAATTTTTGTGTGAGAATAGTGAGCGTCATCAGATAATGTTAAAAAAACCAGGCTGACATAAATTATAAACATGTTTTAGCTTTGTAAGGGGGGGAGAGGAGATGTGGAGATTACTTTTAGCTGTTATAAACACTCGAATCGTACCAGATAATAAAGATAGAATAAACTTAATGTCCGTAAGAGAGGACTCTAATTCTTCAGCATGATCGATAACGGCTGTTAAATTGTGTTCTCTCGCTTCCCCAGGAAGTTATGGGCAAGAATaaacagaaagggaaaaaacagaAGAGTGTCTTTCAAGTCTCGAAGAAAAGCTCGAAGCACAAGCACAAAGCGAAGCCCGTCACGACGACGCTCAAGCGTGTAAGATCTCGCTCTTCTGTCCTTCTTGTGTTTCCGATGTAActtagcatttctttttttttttttgtattgttgatTTGCTTCTGGCTTCGCAGATCAATACTGCGAAAAATGAGAAGGTGGAGACCCTCAATCAGATTTTTACAGAAGTCCAGAGGGACGTCAGGAGTGTCTCAAAGTCGGTCGCTCGCGAGCCAAAGAAGCAAAATCAGGTACGGGTGTAACTTTAAAATCCCCGCCGGCCGGCATTAACCTTCTCTGGATatgattattgatcattttgttCTCTTTAGGTCGTGAGGGAGCCGCCTCAGGAATCAGTGAATGTTGACAAGGCTGCTCAACTCTTCTCTCAGCTGTAACGGACCGTAGGTCAGACTGACGT
This portion of the Brachionichthys hirsutus isolate HB-005 unplaced genomic scaffold, CSIRO-AGI_Bhir_v1 contig_439, whole genome shotgun sequence genome encodes:
- the LOC137915914 gene encoding ribosomal biogenesis factor-like produces the protein MGKNKQKGKKQKSVFQVSKKSSKHKHKAKPVTTTLKRINTAKNEKVETLNQIFTEVQRDVRSVSKSVAREPKKQNQVVREPPQESVNVDKAAQLFSQL